One Olsenella sp. oral taxon 807 DNA segment encodes these proteins:
- a CDS encoding ABC transporter substrate-binding protein: MKAITKKRNGLGLLAVMLACLVACAMALSACGGSSTGGAPGQPGSSGSGGKTFVYGTTGYGTQMDDAGLNPHDTYSGWSAVRYGVGETLFKFSDSMQPEPWLATGYEFTSDTTCKITLRDDVDFSSGRHMTATAVKECLDDLIAVHDRAPADTKISNVEADDASNAITITTSEPCPALINYLSDPYGAIIDMQAGVSPDGNVSGTGPYMASSVSDTEITLTKNEHYWNGTPKMDRVIVRAITDGDTLTSALQSGEIHASYGLPYASYALFKDGGRYTINSCDTSRVFFGQMNYASPVMQDDAVRKAICQGIDRQGFVDTLLSGRGSKATGPFPDEFAFGDATVRAEDFDPEAAKATLEAAGWVDSDGDGVRERDGQRLTVRWLTYPGRMELPLLAESVQSTLGAIGFDVQVNSTANHTTIRKDATAWDVYASALVSAPTGDPEYFFGTHVIQGVSANYGGYHNAKIDTLYRQLHEEFDSAKRAELGTQMTQQVLDDHGMVFVSHLTMGIVSDARVSGMRPHPCDYYEITVDLDMT; encoded by the coding sequence ATGAAGGCGATCACGAAGAAGAGAAATGGACTGGGGCTTCTTGCCGTCATGCTTGCCTGCTTGGTGGCCTGCGCGATGGCGCTTAGCGCGTGTGGCGGGTCCTCGACGGGCGGAGCGCCCGGCCAACCAGGCTCATCCGGATCGGGCGGAAAGACGTTTGTGTACGGGACGACCGGCTATGGGACGCAGATGGATGACGCCGGCCTGAACCCGCACGACACCTATTCGGGCTGGAGTGCCGTTCGCTATGGTGTGGGAGAGACGCTGTTCAAGTTCAGCGACTCGATGCAACCCGAGCCATGGCTGGCCACCGGCTATGAGTTTACCAGCGACACTACGTGCAAAATCACCCTGCGCGACGACGTGGACTTCTCGTCAGGTCGTCACATGACGGCGACGGCGGTCAAGGAGTGCCTGGATGACCTGATTGCCGTGCATGATCGCGCACCGGCTGACACCAAGATATCGAACGTCGAGGCGGATGACGCGAGCAACGCCATCACCATCACGACCAGCGAGCCGTGCCCAGCGCTTATCAACTACCTGAGCGACCCGTACGGCGCCATCATCGACATGCAGGCAGGCGTCAGCCCCGACGGTAACGTCAGTGGCACGGGCCCGTACATGGCGAGCTCGGTGTCCGACACCGAGATCACACTGACCAAGAACGAGCACTACTGGAATGGCACGCCCAAGATGGACAGGGTGATCGTGCGTGCCATCACCGACGGCGACACGCTGACCAGCGCCTTGCAGTCAGGCGAGATACACGCCTCGTACGGTCTGCCGTACGCCAGCTACGCGCTGTTCAAGGACGGCGGCAGGTACACTATCAACAGCTGCGACACCAGTCGCGTGTTCTTTGGCCAGATGAACTACGCCTCGCCCGTCATGCAAGACGACGCCGTGCGCAAGGCCATCTGCCAGGGCATTGACCGCCAGGGATTCGTTGACACGCTGCTGAGCGGCCGTGGCTCCAAGGCGACGGGCCCGTTCCCCGACGAGTTCGCCTTCGGTGATGCCACGGTGAGAGCGGAGGACTTTGACCCCGAAGCCGCCAAGGCGACGCTCGAGGCCGCAGGCTGGGTGGACTCCGATGGCGATGGCGTCCGCGAGCGTGACGGCCAGAGGCTGACCGTCCGCTGGCTAACCTACCCGGGCCGTATGGAACTGCCGCTTCTGGCCGAGTCGGTGCAGTCCACGCTGGGGGCCATTGGCTTTGACGTGCAGGTGAACAGCACGGCCAACCACACCACAATACGCAAGGACGCGACGGCATGGGACGTGTACGCAAGCGCCCTCGTGAGCGCCCCCACGGGTGACCCCGAGTACTTCTTTGGCACCCACGTCATCCAAGGCGTCTCCGCCAACTACGGCGGCTACCATAATGCCAAGATCGATACCCTGTACCGGCAGCTGCATGAGGAGTTCGACAGCGCCAAGCGCGCCGAACTGGGCACGCAGATGACGCAGCAGGTCTTGGACGACCATGGCATGGTGTTCGTATCGCACCTGACGATGGGCATCGTTTCTGACGCCAGGGTGTCGGGCATGCGACCACATCCGTGCGACTACTACGAGATAACCGTCGATCTAGACATGACATAG
- the ychF gene encoding redox-regulated ATPase YchF has product MALSIGIVGLPNVGKSTLFTALTKKGGLAANYPFATIDPNVGVVDVPDDRLQRLADIVSPARIVPATVEFVDIAGLVKGASEGEGLGNQFLANIRTCDAICEVVRYFSDADVVHVDGRVDPASDADTIQTELVLADLSSLERSVPKLEKEAKRDKGNLPRLAIARRLQAWLNEGRRAADLDMSADERAAAHDLFLLTMKPMLYVANVDEDKVGEVPARIMGQGPIAICAEVEAELAELDAAEAAEYLESLGLERSGLETLAQAAYHLLGLQSYFTAGPKEVRAWTVRVGAKAPEAAGVIHSDFERGFIKAKTISFDDFVALGGETGAREAGKLRMEGKDYVVQDGDVMEFMFNV; this is encoded by the coding sequence GTGGCGCTTTCCATCGGTATCGTGGGGCTGCCCAATGTGGGCAAGTCGACCCTGTTCACGGCACTTACCAAGAAGGGTGGTCTTGCGGCCAACTATCCCTTTGCGACCATCGACCCCAACGTGGGCGTCGTGGACGTGCCGGACGATCGCCTGCAGAGGCTTGCCGATATCGTGAGCCCTGCACGCATCGTACCTGCGACGGTCGAGTTCGTTGACATCGCGGGCCTGGTCAAGGGTGCCAGTGAGGGAGAGGGCCTTGGAAACCAGTTTTTGGCCAACATCCGTACCTGCGACGCCATCTGTGAGGTTGTGCGCTACTTCTCGGATGCGGATGTCGTGCACGTGGATGGTCGGGTGGATCCCGCGTCCGATGCCGACACGATACAGACCGAGCTCGTCCTTGCAGACCTGAGCTCGCTTGAGCGCTCTGTTCCCAAGTTGGAAAAGGAGGCGAAGCGTGACAAGGGAAACCTGCCGCGTCTTGCCATTGCCAGGAGACTGCAGGCGTGGCTCAACGAGGGAAGGCGCGCTGCCGACCTCGACATGAGCGCTGATGAGCGCGCCGCTGCCCACGATCTCTTCCTGCTCACCATGAAGCCGATGCTCTACGTGGCCAATGTCGACGAGGATAAGGTGGGCGAGGTGCCCGCGAGGATCATGGGCCAGGGTCCCATCGCGATCTGTGCCGAGGTCGAGGCGGAACTCGCTGAGCTCGACGCTGCTGAGGCGGCAGAGTACCTCGAGTCCCTTGGACTTGAGAGGAGTGGACTTGAGACCCTGGCGCAGGCGGCATACCACCTGCTGGGGTTGCAGAGTTACTTTACTGCTGGTCCCAAGGAGGTGCGTGCCTGGACGGTGCGCGTTGGCGCGAAGGCACCCGAGGCGGCAGGGGTCATACATTCCGACTTCGAGCGCGGCTTCATCAAGGCCAAGACCATCAGCTTCGACGACTTTGTTGCCCTTGGTGGCGAGACGGGCGCCCGCGAGGCAGGCAAGCTCCGCATGGAGGGTAAGGACTACGTCGTTCAAGACGGTGATGTCATGGAGTTCATGTTCAACGTGTAG
- a CDS encoding 4Fe-4S binding protein: protein MAEKHDVIDDIIDIRDGLGRLLNPLGGLTGSITDPAHVERFDPSDYKEKPRPNSIFCLRCSASSLVDQDVAVRTCSLCLDICPVDAIEINKASVRVKDNCRMCGLCTMVCPTESFIVQRLMARQLYDKIARAASTYEQCYVTCTRALGRLPRENEVLLPCVGAVPRELWLSLIADFDNISVYLPLDICDRCRTTTGEDAYTNEIATAEKWSQASVGFEASGRGLNHEQARAYRRGQFMDDMRQAGLTALVATNSAPVGAQAIAKKIRDHADQLYDMQRSLEEAVGDKAASGHRRILTQKRKTVLGMLQLHPSLADRMRLEVPVCDVTRCTMCGICVRECPVNACDLDGQGHFSVKAAYCVNCGACATVCPENALTMETCDPRELVVRDVEAERRRRSVATQEERLKGAAEKDARRSGRALSARERVAGD, encoded by the coding sequence ATGGCAGAGAAGCACGATGTGATCGATGACATCATCGACATCCGAGATGGACTCGGGCGTCTCTTGAACCCCCTCGGTGGGCTGACCGGCAGCATTACCGACCCCGCGCACGTGGAGCGCTTCGACCCCTCGGACTACAAGGAGAAGCCTCGCCCCAACTCCATCTTCTGCCTGCGCTGCTCGGCGAGCTCCCTCGTGGACCAAGACGTGGCTGTCAGGACCTGTAGCCTTTGCCTGGACATCTGTCCTGTGGATGCGATCGAGATCAACAAGGCGAGCGTCCGTGTGAAGGACAACTGTCGCATGTGCGGCCTGTGCACGATGGTGTGCCCCACCGAGTCGTTTATCGTACAGCGCCTGATGGCAAGGCAGCTGTATGACAAGATAGCCCGGGCGGCAAGTACCTACGAGCAGTGCTACGTGACCTGCACGCGCGCGTTGGGACGCCTTCCTAGGGAAAACGAGGTGTTGCTGCCGTGCGTGGGGGCTGTCCCGCGCGAGTTGTGGCTCTCGCTTATCGCGGACTTTGACAATATCAGCGTCTACCTGCCCCTGGACATCTGCGATCGCTGTCGTACCACCACAGGTGAGGACGCCTATACAAACGAGATAGCAACTGCAGAAAAGTGGTCCCAAGCGTCGGTTGGCTTTGAGGCAAGCGGGCGGGGCCTCAACCATGAGCAGGCTCGGGCCTATAGGCGCGGCCAGTTCATGGACGATATGAGGCAGGCTGGTTTGACGGCGCTCGTGGCGACGAACTCCGCGCCCGTAGGCGCCCAGGCCATCGCGAAGAAGATCAGGGATCATGCCGACCAGCTCTATGACATGCAACGCTCCCTTGAGGAGGCCGTAGGCGACAAGGCCGCCAGCGGGCATCGCCGCATCCTTACACAGAAGCGCAAGACGGTGCTCGGCATGCTCCAGCTGCATCCCTCGCTTGCCGACCGCATGCGGCTCGAGGTGCCGGTTTGCGACGTAACGCGTTGCACCATGTGCGGCATCTGCGTACGTGAGTGCCCGGTGAATGCCTGCGACCTCGACGGGCAGGGACACTTCTCGGTGAAGGCCGCCTATTGCGTGAACTGTGGCGCCTGCGCCACGGTGTGCCCCGAGAACGCGCTTACCATGGAGACCTGCGATCCGCGCGAGCTCGTTGTCCGCGATGTGGAGGCCGAGCGCCGCAGGCGCAGCGTCGCCACGCAGGAAGAGCGCCTTAAGGGGGCGGCGGAGAAGGACGCAAGACGTTCTGGCAGGGCGTTGAGCGCAAGGGAGCGTGTGGCTGGCGACTAA
- the deoD gene encoding purine-nucleoside phosphorylase, with the protein MADVPTPHNDALKGQIAKSVLMPGDPLRAQYIAEHYLEDVICFNRVRNMLGFTGSYQGQRVSVMGGGMGMPSVGIYSFELFNFYGVEQIIRIGSAGGIGEGLHLRDLVLAQGACTDSNYAHQFGLPGTYAPIADFGLLSRAVATAGELGVAVRVGNVLSQDIFYSADQGAAKRWASMGVLALEMEAAALYMNAAYAHKRALAILSISDLVFTGEELSARERQTSFTQMMEVALSLATSEEE; encoded by the coding sequence ATGGCAGACGTACCCACGCCACACAACGACGCGCTTAAGGGCCAGATCGCGAAGAGCGTCCTCATGCCCGGTGATCCTCTGCGCGCCCAGTACATCGCCGAGCACTACCTTGAGGACGTTATTTGCTTCAACAGGGTCCGCAACATGCTTGGCTTCACGGGTAGCTACCAGGGGCAGCGCGTCTCCGTCATGGGCGGGGGCATGGGCATGCCCTCCGTGGGCATCTACTCCTTCGAGCTCTTCAACTTCTACGGCGTCGAGCAGATCATCCGCATAGGCAGCGCCGGTGGCATAGGCGAGGGCCTACACCTTCGCGACCTCGTGCTCGCCCAGGGCGCTTGCACCGATTCGAACTATGCCCACCAGTTTGGCTTGCCGGGAACCTACGCGCCCATCGCTGACTTCGGCCTGCTGAGCCGAGCCGTGGCCACTGCAGGTGAGCTGGGCGTCGCGGTCCGGGTGGGCAATGTTCTCTCGCAGGACATCTTCTATTCTGCAGATCAGGGTGCCGCAAAGCGCTGGGCAAGCATGGGCGTTCTCGCGCTCGAGATGGAGGCAGCCGCCCTCTACATGAATGCGGCCTATGCGCATAAGAGGGCCCTCGCGATTCTCTCCATCTCTGACCTCGTCTTCACGGGCGAGGAGCTGTCCGCACGCGAGCGGCAGACGAGCTTCACCCAGATGATGGAGGTCGCGCTCTCGCTCGCGACCTCGGAGGAGGAGTGA
- the nikB gene encoding nickel ABC transporter permease, producing the protein MRNYIVRRLVQLIPILIGITLLSFALMHVAGGDAVTAALEKQGVVVSQELIDAKRHELGLDRPFLLQYWDWLVGMVTGNLGVSYVSGKDVFATFASKLPATILLTLSSVIVTVLVAVPLGIVSAVKRNKLTDYLIRTLSFVGNSLPNFFVALLLIYVFSIQLGWLPVLSSSIGSSGVASLSFAGTVMPTATLGIAMASKYTRQIRATVLDELDKPYVEGARARGVPERTILAKDVLRSCMVMIVTLLALSVGDLLGGTVIVETIFQWDGVGKLAVDSITMRDYPMIQAYVVWMATIYVVVNLTADLLYHRLDPRVRLEGDAA; encoded by the coding sequence GTGAGAAACTACATCGTTCGGCGGCTCGTCCAGCTCATACCCATCCTCATTGGCATCACACTGTTGTCGTTCGCCCTGATGCACGTCGCGGGTGGCGATGCCGTGACAGCGGCGCTGGAAAAACAGGGTGTCGTGGTGTCGCAGGAGCTCATCGACGCCAAGCGCCACGAGCTGGGGCTCGACCGGCCGTTCTTGCTGCAATACTGGGACTGGCTGGTGGGCATGGTCACGGGCAACCTCGGCGTGAGCTACGTCTCGGGCAAAGACGTGTTCGCCACGTTCGCGTCCAAGCTTCCCGCCACCATCTTGCTCACCCTGAGCTCGGTCATCGTGACCGTCCTCGTGGCGGTGCCATTGGGCATCGTGTCTGCGGTCAAGCGCAACAAGCTCACCGACTACCTCATACGCACGCTCAGTTTCGTGGGCAACTCGCTACCAAACTTCTTCGTGGCGCTGCTCTTAATATATGTCTTCTCGATTCAGCTAGGCTGGCTCCCGGTGCTGTCGTCGTCCATCGGATCATCGGGCGTGGCGTCGCTGTCTTTTGCTGGCACTGTGATGCCCACCGCGACGTTGGGCATCGCCATGGCATCCAAGTACACGCGCCAGATTCGCGCGACGGTCCTCGACGAGCTGGACAAGCCCTACGTAGAGGGGGCGCGTGCCCGTGGCGTGCCCGAGCGCACCATCCTGGCCAAGGACGTGCTGAGGAGCTGCATGGTCATGATAGTCACGCTCCTCGCCTTGTCTGTTGGCGACCTGTTGGGCGGCACGGTCATCGTCGAGACTATCTTCCAGTGGGATGGCGTGGGCAAGCTGGCTGTCGACTCGATCACGATGCGTGATTACCCGATGATCCAGGCCTATGTGGTGTGGATGGCCACCATCTATGTGGTGGTCAACCTGACGGCTGACCTGCTGTACCATCGCCTTGACCCGCGCGTGCGGTTGGAGGGCGATGCGGCATGA
- the groES gene encoding co-chaperone GroES has protein sequence MTLKPLGDRVLVKPAPKEEKTSTGLYISSGAQEKPQRGEVVAVGAGKLNDKGERVAPDVQVGDQVFYGKFGGNEVKVDGEDYLLLRADDIYAIITE, from the coding sequence ATGACTCTTAAGCCTTTGGGCGATCGCGTCCTCGTCAAGCCCGCACCCAAGGAGGAGAAGACCTCGACGGGTCTCTACATATCCTCTGGCGCGCAGGAGAAGCCTCAGCGCGGCGAAGTTGTTGCCGTTGGCGCCGGCAAGCTCAACGACAAGGGCGAGCGTGTCGCTCCAGACGTCCAGGTGGGCGACCAGGTGTTCTACGGCAAGTTCGGCGGCAATGAGGTCAAGGTCGACGGGGAGGACTACCTGCTCCTTCGTGCCGATGACATCTACGCCATCATCACCGAGTAG
- a CDS encoding type II toxin-antitoxin system PemK/MazF family toxin: MLFEQGDLIEVNFNPTVGHEPQRRRPALVVSVGHFNNVISSLTVVCPITSIANGHPLHIELDPNNAVKGCVCIEQMRAIDLNNPARGVEHLGSMIDSATMSRVLDAIGAVFNI, translated from the coding sequence ATGCTATTCGAACAGGGCGACCTCATAGAAGTCAACTTTAACCCCACGGTCGGCCACGAACCCCAGAGGCGCAGACCGGCACTGGTCGTGAGCGTCGGCCACTTCAACAATGTGATTTCTAGCTTGACGGTCGTGTGTCCCATCACCTCCATCGCAAACGGCCATCCGCTGCACATCGAGCTGGATCCGAACAACGCGGTAAAAGGCTGTGTGTGTATCGAGCAGATGAGAGCCATCGACTTAAACAACCCCGCCAGAGGCGTTGAGCACCTGGGATCCATGATCGATTCAGCAACTATGTCACGCGTCCTCGATGCCATCGGTGCTGTGTTCAACATATAG
- the groL gene encoding chaperonin GroEL (60 kDa chaperone family; promotes refolding of misfolded polypeptides especially under stressful conditions; forms two stacked rings of heptamers to form a barrel-shaped 14mer; ends can be capped by GroES; misfolded proteins enter the barrel where they are refolded when GroES binds): protein MAKDIVFGTDARAKLAKGVNTLADAVTTTLGPKGRYVAIQRSYGAPTITNDGVSVAKEIELKDPIENMGAQLVKEVATKTNDTVGDGTTTATLLAQVIVNEGLRNVAAGANPIAIRRGVDKAVAASVDAMKDAARDVSTSEQIASVGTISAGDPEIGKKISEAMDVVGKDGVITVEDSNTFGIEIDTVEGMQFDKGYISPYFSTENETMTAELQNPYILMTDQKISNIQDILPVLEAIQKSGSPLLIIAEDVDGEALATLILNKLRGTLNVCAVKAPGYGDRRKRMLEDIAVVTGGQPAMKELGVELTDVTDEMLGRAKSVKVTKDNTTIVDGSGSKEAIEDRINQIKGEIEHTDSDFDKEKLQERMAKLSGGVAVIKVGAATEVELKEVKHRIEDALQATRAAVEEGIVAGGGVAFLQSVSALDKVECADADEKIGVDIVHKALVAPVRTIAQNAGFEGSVVVEKIKELPAGQGLDSANGTWGDMIEMGVLDPVKVTRTTLQNAASIASLILITESTVSDEPKDTSIEDAISRAAAAGGQGGGMY from the coding sequence ATGGCAAAAGACATTGTCTTCGGTACCGACGCGCGCGCCAAGCTCGCCAAGGGCGTGAACACCCTGGCGGACGCCGTTACCACCACCTTGGGGCCCAAGGGCCGTTACGTGGCGATCCAGCGCTCCTACGGCGCGCCCACCATCACCAACGATGGCGTCTCCGTCGCCAAGGAGATTGAGCTCAAGGACCCCATCGAGAACATGGGTGCCCAGCTGGTGAAGGAGGTCGCCACCAAGACCAACGACACCGTGGGTGACGGCACCACCACCGCGACCCTGCTCGCCCAGGTCATCGTCAACGAGGGTCTGCGCAATGTGGCCGCAGGCGCCAATCCCATCGCCATCCGTCGTGGCGTCGACAAGGCCGTTGCCGCCTCCGTCGACGCGATGAAGGATGCCGCGCGTGACGTCTCCACCTCCGAGCAGATCGCCTCGGTGGGCACCATCTCGGCCGGCGATCCCGAGATTGGCAAGAAGATCTCCGAGGCCATGGATGTCGTGGGCAAGGATGGCGTCATCACCGTCGAGGACTCCAACACCTTTGGCATCGAGATCGACACCGTCGAGGGCATGCAGTTTGACAAGGGCTACATCTCACCGTACTTCTCCACCGAGAACGAGACCATGACGGCCGAGCTCCAGAACCCCTACATCCTGATGACCGATCAGAAGATCTCGAACATCCAGGACATCCTGCCCGTGCTCGAGGCCATCCAGAAGAGCGGTTCCCCGCTGCTCATCATCGCCGAGGACGTGGACGGCGAGGCTCTGGCGACCCTCATCCTCAACAAGTTGCGTGGCACGCTCAATGTGTGCGCCGTCAAGGCCCCCGGCTACGGTGACCGCCGCAAGCGCATGCTCGAGGACATCGCCGTCGTCACCGGTGGACAGCCCGCGATGAAGGAGCTGGGCGTCGAGCTCACCGATGTCACCGACGAGATGCTCGGTCGTGCCAAGTCCGTCAAGGTCACCAAGGACAACACCACCATCGTCGATGGTTCCGGCTCCAAGGAGGCCATCGAGGACCGCATCAATCAGATCAAGGGCGAGATCGAGCACACCGACTCCGACTTTGACAAGGAGAAGCTCCAGGAGCGCATGGCCAAGCTCTCCGGTGGCGTCGCGGTCATCAAGGTCGGCGCAGCCACCGAGGTCGAGCTCAAGGAGGTCAAGCACCGCATCGAGGATGCCCTGCAGGCCACCCGCGCGGCCGTCGAGGAGGGCATCGTCGCCGGCGGTGGCGTCGCGTTTTTGCAGTCCGTCTCCGCGCTGGACAAGGTAGAGTGCGCTGACGCAGACGAGAAGATCGGCGTGGACATCGTCCACAAGGCGCTCGTGGCTCCCGTGAGGACCATTGCCCAGAACGCCGGCTTCGAGGGTTCCGTCGTAGTCGAGAAGATCAAGGAGCTGCCCGCCGGCCAGGGCCTCGACTCCGCGAACGGCACCTGGGGCGACATGATCGAGATGGGCGTCCTTGACCCCGTCAAGGTCACCCGCACCACGCTGCAGAACGCAGCCTCCATCGCCTCGCTGATTCTCATCACCGAGTCGACCGTCTCCGACGAGCCCAAGGACACCTCGATCGAGGATGCCATCTCTCGCGCGGCTGCTGCCGGCGGCCAGGGCGGCGGCATGTACTAA
- a CDS encoding ABC transporter permease: protein MTGAERVVSATPVRAQVIRHESTTLRLAVLVALAAAVVLVAALASLIVPCDPYAQDLSMALRAPGPGHLLGTDRYGRDLLSRIIMGGQSSIFSTFALVTLVSVIGTSVGVACGWRGGVLDTVLMRASDVFLAFPGLVFALAVAGVLGGGMQNAVIALAAISWPKYARIARGLTLAQKDATYLAATRLSACTDAQLIFRHILHNIAGPILVTAMLDIGTMMMELAGLSFLGLGAQPPLAEWGSMMSGNRNLLQTAPWTILAPGVAIFVTVMIFNLLGDTIRDWIDPAHRTTHRGGRGQLGPLCGVRAHGGAGISADSPDADASGVRSQVK, encoded by the coding sequence ATGACGGGCGCTGAGCGCGTGGTGTCGGCAACTCCCGTGCGGGCTCAGGTCATCCGCCATGAGAGCACGACCCTGAGGCTGGCGGTGCTTGTGGCCTTGGCGGCCGCTGTGGTCCTCGTCGCGGCGCTTGCCAGCCTCATCGTGCCTTGCGACCCCTATGCGCAGGACCTCTCGATGGCCTTGCGGGCCCCTGGCCCGGGCCATCTCTTGGGTACCGACCGTTATGGGCGCGATCTGCTGTCACGTATCATTATGGGTGGCCAGTCGTCCATCTTCTCGACCTTCGCCCTGGTCACGCTCGTCTCTGTCATCGGGACCTCGGTGGGTGTTGCCTGTGGATGGCGCGGCGGTGTGCTGGACACGGTGCTCATGCGTGCCTCTGATGTCTTCCTGGCCTTTCCCGGCTTGGTGTTCGCTCTGGCCGTGGCCGGGGTGCTCGGCGGAGGCATGCAGAATGCCGTCATTGCGCTTGCGGCCATATCGTGGCCCAAGTACGCGCGGATCGCCCGTGGCTTGACCCTGGCCCAGAAGGACGCGACATACCTGGCAGCGACGCGGCTCTCTGCCTGTACCGACGCCCAGCTGATATTTCGCCATATCCTGCACAACATCGCAGGCCCCATCCTGGTCACCGCCATGCTGGACATCGGAACCATGATGATGGAGCTTGCGGGGCTGTCGTTTCTGGGCCTCGGTGCGCAGCCGCCCTTGGCCGAGTGGGGCTCGATGATGAGTGGCAACCGCAACCTGCTGCAGACCGCGCCGTGGACGATTCTTGCCCCAGGCGTAGCCATCTTCGTCACCGTGATGATCTTCAACCTGTTAGGAGACACCATCCGCGACTGGATCGACCCGGCCCACCGCACGACGCACAGGGGTGGCCGGGGCCAGCTTGGGCCGCTGTGTGGCGTGAGGGCCCACGGGGGCGCGGGTATCAGTGCCGACTCGCCGGATGCTGACGCATCGGGTGTGAGGAGTCAAGTCAAGTGA
- a CDS encoding pyrimidine-nucleoside phosphorylase, which yields MRMYDIIKRKRDGGELSDEEISFFIDGYVSGEIPDYQASALCMAVFYRGMSLRETTALTMAMVRSGDVVDLSRIPGIKVDKHSTGGVGDKTSLVVVPLVASLGVRVAKMSGRGLGHTGGTLDKLESIPGLSVSMDRTRFERIVSEVGCAIIGQTGDLVPADKRLYALRDVTATVDSIPLIASSIMSKKIAAGTDRILLDVTCGSGALMKTLDDALDLAQEMVSIGECVGRTSVALVTNMDRPLGYCIGNALEVAEAVSTLRGEGPKDLTDVCVELAATMVFLAGLGEMDVCRSLVRDQVAGGLGLAKLKEMVAAQGGEASLLDDACDSLVAPRPSREVTADRDGYLFAMDTERCGLASVALGAGRAKKDDAIDHSAGIVLVAKPGAAVRAGDVVATLHAASDSLLDEGERLFRSALDIRHERPKDTPLIYARVSGSGVERRAARRSPKGREADPSPDGPVPRP from the coding sequence GTGAGGATGTACGACATCATCAAGAGGAAGCGCGACGGTGGGGAGCTCAGCGACGAGGAGATCAGCTTCTTCATCGACGGCTACGTGTCCGGCGAGATTCCCGACTACCAGGCCTCGGCACTCTGTATGGCTGTGTTTTACCGGGGTATGAGCTTGCGTGAGACCACCGCGCTTACCATGGCCATGGTGCGCTCGGGAGATGTCGTCGACCTCTCGCGCATACCCGGTATCAAGGTGGACAAGCACTCAACAGGAGGTGTCGGGGACAAGACCTCGCTCGTGGTGGTTCCCCTTGTGGCGTCGCTTGGCGTGCGCGTGGCCAAGATGAGCGGGCGAGGTCTTGGCCACACCGGTGGCACCCTCGACAAGCTCGAGTCTATTCCCGGCCTGAGCGTCTCCATGGATCGCACCCGCTTTGAGCGGATTGTGAGCGAGGTGGGCTGCGCCATCATCGGTCAGACGGGGGATCTCGTTCCCGCAGACAAGAGGCTCTACGCCTTGCGTGACGTCACGGCCACCGTGGACAGCATCCCGCTCATCGCGTCGAGCATCATGAGCAAGAAGATCGCGGCAGGCACCGACAGGATCCTGCTCGACGTCACGTGCGGAAGCGGCGCCCTCATGAAGACGCTTGACGACGCCCTGGACCTTGCCCAAGAGATGGTCTCCATCGGGGAGTGCGTGGGCCGCACAAGCGTGGCCCTTGTCACCAACATGGATAGGCCCCTGGGCTACTGCATAGGCAATGCACTGGAGGTCGCAGAGGCGGTGTCCACGCTCAGGGGCGAGGGACCTAAGGACCTTACGGACGTCTGCGTGGAGCTTGCGGCCACCATGGTCTTCCTGGCGGGTTTGGGAGAGATGGACGTCTGCAGGAGCCTCGTGCGCGATCAGGTGGCAGGCGGGTTGGGCCTCGCGAAGCTCAAGGAGATGGTCGCTGCCCAGGGTGGGGAGGCCTCCCTTCTGGATGACGCGTGCGACAGCTTGGTCGCGCCGCGCCCGAGTCGCGAGGTCACTGCCGACAGGGACGGTTACCTCTTTGCGATGGACACTGAGCGCTGCGGGCTTGCCTCGGTCGCCCTGGGCGCCGGCCGCGCCAAGAAGGATGACGCCATCGATCACTCCGCAGGCATCGTGCTTGTGGCCAAGCCAGGCGCGGCCGTTCGCGCTGGTGACGTTGTGGCGACGCTGCATGCCGCCAGTGACTCCCTGCTCGACGAGGGAGAGCGCCTCTTTCGTTCGGCCTTGGACATCCGTCACGAAAGGCCTAAGGACACTCCGCTCATCTATGCTCGCGTGTCTGGGTCAGGTGTCGAGCGCAGGGCGGCACGCCGCTCGCCCAAAGGGCGTGAGGCTGATCCTTCACCGGACGGGCCTGTTCCTCGCCCTTGA